A genome region from Macaca nemestrina isolate mMacNem1 chromosome 15, mMacNem.hap1, whole genome shotgun sequence includes the following:
- the LOC105496106 gene encoding syntenin-2 isoform X2: MSSLYPSLEDLKVDQAIQAQARASPKMPALPVQAAAISPPPVLYPNLAELENYMGLSLSSQEVQQSLLQIPEGDSTAVSGPAPGQMVAPVSGYSLGVRRAEIKPGVREIHLCKDERGKTGLRLRTVDQGLFVQLVQANTPASLVGLRFGDQILQIDGRDCAGWSSRKANQVVKKASPEKIVMVVRDRPFQRTVTMHKDSMGHIGFVIKKGKIVSLVKGSSAARNGLLTNHYVCEVDGQNVIGLKDKKIMEILATAGNVVTLTIIPSVIYEHMVKKLSPVLLHHTMDHSIPDA; the protein is encoded by the exons ATGTCATCCCTGTACCCATCTCTAGAAGACCTAAAAGTGGACCAGGCCATTCAG GCCCAAGCCAGAGCCTCGCCCAAGATGCCAGCCCTGCCAGTCCAGGCGGCAGCCATTTCCCCACCACCAG TTTTGTACCCAAACTTGGCAGAATTGGAAAATTATATGGGTCTTTCCCTCTCCAGCCAAGAAGTCCAGCAGAGCCTGCTTCAGATTCCGGAGGGTGACAGT ACAGCGGTCTCGGGCCCCGCGCCTGGCCAGATGGTGGCACCGGTGTCCGGGTACAGCCTGGGCGTGCGGCGAGCAGAGATCAAGCCCGGGGTGCGCGAGATCCACCTGTGCAAGGACGAGCGCGGCAAGACCGGGCTGAGGCTGCGGACAGTCGACCAG GGGCTCTTTGTGCAGTTGGTCCAGGCCAACACCCCCGCATCCCTTGTGGGGCTGCGCTTTGGGGACCAGATCCTGCAGATTGATGGGCGTGACTGTGCTGGGTGGAGCTCGCGCAAAGCCAATCAGGTGGTGAAGAAGGCATCACCCGAGAAGATTGTCATGGTGGTTCGGGACAG GCCGTTCCAGCGGACTGTCACCATGCACAAGGACAGCATGGGCCATATCGGCTTCGTGATCAAGAAGGGGAAGATTGTCTCTCTGGTCAAAGGGAGTTCTGCGGCCCGCAACGGGCTCCTCACCAACCACTATGTGTGTGAGGTGGATGGGCAGAATGTCATCGGGCTGAAG GACAAAAAGATCATGGAGATTCTGGCCACAGCTGGGAACGTTGTCACCCTGACCATCATCCCCAGTGTGATCTACGAGCACATGGTCAAAAA GTTGTCTCCAGTCCTGCTCCACCACACCATGGACCACTCCATTCCAGATGCCTGA
- the LOC105496106 gene encoding syntenin-2 isoform X1, whose protein sequence is MEFVPRGSYFPKQEIEAHGRDRFVLRLQPRVFQESAMSSLYPSLEDLKVDQAIQAQARASPKMPALPVQAAAISPPPVLYPNLAELENYMGLSLSSQEVQQSLLQIPEGDSTAVSGPAPGQMVAPVSGYSLGVRRAEIKPGVREIHLCKDERGKTGLRLRTVDQGLFVQLVQANTPASLVGLRFGDQILQIDGRDCAGWSSRKANQVVKKASPEKIVMVVRDRPFQRTVTMHKDSMGHIGFVIKKGKIVSLVKGSSAARNGLLTNHYVCEVDGQNVIGLKDKKIMEILATAGNVVTLTIIPSVIYEHMVKKLSPVLLHHTMDHSIPDA, encoded by the exons GGTGTTCCAAGAATCAGCCATGTCATCCCTGTACCCATCTCTAGAAGACCTAAAAGTGGACCAGGCCATTCAG GCCCAAGCCAGAGCCTCGCCCAAGATGCCAGCCCTGCCAGTCCAGGCGGCAGCCATTTCCCCACCACCAG TTTTGTACCCAAACTTGGCAGAATTGGAAAATTATATGGGTCTTTCCCTCTCCAGCCAAGAAGTCCAGCAGAGCCTGCTTCAGATTCCGGAGGGTGACAGT ACAGCGGTCTCGGGCCCCGCGCCTGGCCAGATGGTGGCACCGGTGTCCGGGTACAGCCTGGGCGTGCGGCGAGCAGAGATCAAGCCCGGGGTGCGCGAGATCCACCTGTGCAAGGACGAGCGCGGCAAGACCGGGCTGAGGCTGCGGACAGTCGACCAG GGGCTCTTTGTGCAGTTGGTCCAGGCCAACACCCCCGCATCCCTTGTGGGGCTGCGCTTTGGGGACCAGATCCTGCAGATTGATGGGCGTGACTGTGCTGGGTGGAGCTCGCGCAAAGCCAATCAGGTGGTGAAGAAGGCATCACCCGAGAAGATTGTCATGGTGGTTCGGGACAG GCCGTTCCAGCGGACTGTCACCATGCACAAGGACAGCATGGGCCATATCGGCTTCGTGATCAAGAAGGGGAAGATTGTCTCTCTGGTCAAAGGGAGTTCTGCGGCCCGCAACGGGCTCCTCACCAACCACTATGTGTGTGAGGTGGATGGGCAGAATGTCATCGGGCTGAAG GACAAAAAGATCATGGAGATTCTGGCCACAGCTGGGAACGTTGTCACCCTGACCATCATCCCCAGTGTGATCTACGAGCACATGGTCAAAAA GTTGTCTCCAGTCCTGCTCCACCACACCATGGACCACTCCATTCCAGATGCCTGA